AAACAGGTATTGCGCATCCCTGTCTCCGCGGCTTCATGCGGACGCACGAACACCATTTGCGTTTTAGGACATCTAAGGTAAAATTTTTTCTTCTGTTTTCCAACGCCTCAAGCACAGCATTGTAACAGGAATGAATCAGAACGAGAACTCGACCGTTACCGGAGCGTGATCGGAGCTTTTTTCGTCCAGATCGACCGACACGACCGACACTATTCCGGCAAGCGCGGATGTGAGATAGATGCAGTCGATGCGCCAGCCGAGATTGCGTTCGCGGGCGAATTTCCAGTTGGGCCACCAGGTGAAGAGGTCTTTTTTGTCGGGATTCAGCTCGCGGACGATGTCGTGCAACCCAAGCTCCAGATGCGCTTCGATCGCCGCTCGCTCTTCGGGGCGCAAACCGGTCGCGCCGGGCTTGTTCTGCGAGCGGTGCACGTCGATGTCGCGAAGCGCCACGTTGATGTCCCCGGCAAACGCCACCTCCCGGCCCTCAGTAATCAGCTTGGCAATAAACGCTTTCATATCAGCCAGATAGCGCAGCTTCACGGCGTAGTGCTCCGCGCCGTCGCCGCGCGGCACGTAGGCGCCGATGAGGGTGAACTGCGGCGCGTGCAGCACGAGCGTGCGATTCTCCACGTCGAACGGCGGCGGCTCGCAGGTAAACTCGCCGAGGCTCCCCTCACGGACAAGCACGCCGACGCCGCTGTACCCTTTTTTGAAGGTCGAGCCGTTCCAGAATTTCCGGTAACCGGCGATACCGGTGATGGTTTCGGGGATCTCTTCCTCGCGGGCCTTGACCTCTTCGAGCACGACGATATCGGGCTGGCGGCTTTCGAGCCACGCGCGGAGCGACTCCTGCCGGGCGCGGATGCCGTTGATGTTCCATGTGGCGATCTTCATTTCGACGACGGTTTGAGCGTTTCGATGATGCGCGAGGCGATGCGCTCCGGCGCGATCTCCATCATGCAGCGGAAGTGCCCTTTCGGGCAGGAGCCGCGCCCGATGTGGGAGCAGGGGCGGCAACGGAGTCCTTCGGTTTCGAACAGTTCGTACTCAGCGCCCCACGGCATGAAACCGAACTCCCTGACCGACGAGCCGAAAATCACAAAGAGCTTCCTGCCGAACGCCGAGGCGATGTGCATGAGGCCGGTGTCGTTGGTGAGCACCGCATCGACACCGGAAAGCAGGGCGGCGGATTGCATGAGCGAAGCCTTTCCGGCGAGCGATTGCACGCGGCTTCGCGCCGTTCCGGGAAGCATCTCCATCAGCTTTGCCGCCTCCGGCTCGTCCTCCTTGCCGCCGAGCAGCAGCACGCGGGCTGGCGTCGCCGCCGTGACCAGCTCGATGATCCGGGCGAAGCGCTCGAACGGATAGCGCTTGGTGAAATGGGTCGCGCCGAAGCAGACCGCGAGCACGGGGCCGTCCACGCAGAGCGCTTCGGTAGCGAAGGCGTGATCCTCCGGCGACGGGTAGAGCGAGCACGGCGCGGTGACTTTCGGCGCGAGGCCGCCGAGCGCCTCGCCATAACGCTCGACCACCGACTGGTAGCTTTCCGAAACGTTGATCTTGAAATGGACGAGCAGCACCTTCTTCCAGTTGCGCTTGTGGTAGCGCCTGACCATTCTCGCATCGAGCTTTTGGACGAGGGCGCGAGACCGGTGGTTGTTCTGGAGATCGACCACCAGATCGTACGCCGTTCCGGGCGTGATCGACTCTGGTGTCACCACCGACGCCACGGCGGGATTCGACGCGACGAGCGGCGCGAATGGCGCTTTGGTGCAGAAGTCGATCCGCGCCTGCGGGAGCGCACGATGCAGCTCCGTGAGCACGGGCGTCGTCAGCACGATGTCGCCGATGGCGCTGAGGCGCACAACAAGGATGGTGCGGATAGCACCGGGATTCGTCACGACCAGAACTCCCACCAGGCTTTGTACCCCTCCGGCTTCTTGTCCTTTTTGCCGGAGTTGCCGAGCGCGGCGATGCGGCTGGCGGCGACCTCCTTCATCCGCTCCTTGCCGGGGGCTTCGCCCTTGCGCTCGTCGAGCATTTCGACCGACTTCTTGAACTCCGGCAGCGCCTCCGCGCCACGTCCGAGGCCGTCGAGCGCAAGCGCCCGGCTGTACACCGCTGAAATCCAGAGCTTGCCCTCGTCCTGGTTCAGCTCGCCGCGCCGGTTGAAGTGGTGCAGCGCCTTGTCAGCAGAGCGAAGCGCCTCGTCGAACGAGCCAAGCCCCGCCAGCGCCTCGGCAAGCCCGGCGTGGCAGAAAGCGTCGAACCCGGCATGATCGAACGCCTCCTCGGGCGGCATGGTGCGGGAAATCTCCATCGCCTTGCGGCAGCTGGCCGCCGCCTCGTCATAGTTTGATTCGAGCAACTGACGCTGCGCATCGGAAAGCGCCAGATAAGCCCCGGCAACCTCTTTGAGTGGTTTCATAAGCAGATAACGGAAGTGAAAAAAAAGATTCAGGCTTTCTTCAATGACTCTTGCAGAAATCTTTGAAAAATCTTGTAAAAAACATTAACAAAAACTAACCGCACTGTCTTGCTAATGGTTTATTTTATAACTCATTGAGCCTAACAAAATCGCTAACATTTTCGATCACATGAAAGAGGTCATGACCTTCAAGGCTGGCAAGTTCATATTCTGCGACCAGTACGACAGGCCCCGCATCGAGAAACTGCTTGTCGAGGCGTCAACCCTGAACTCCGCGATCAGCGATCTGCCGATTCTACCGAAGTGGTCGTCCCAGATCGATCCGGAGCTTCTGTACAGTTCTATCGCCAGCACCGCCGCCATCGAAGGCAACTCACTTGATGCGAATGAAGTCAGAGAACTCGACGAGGGGAAAATACCCGAGGCGGGGCACACGGCAAAGGACAGGCTGGAGATTACCAACCTCATCGGTGCTTATCGAGCCATTGAAACACTGAGAACAAAACCTGTTCCATTGATTTTTAGTGAAACGCACATCAAAGAACTGCATAAGCATATAACTTTTGACCTAACGTATAACGGCAATATACCTGGAATCTATCGCAATGGCGAGGTCAGAGTCGGAGACAAGGCGCACGGCGGCGAATACAGGCCTCCGAAAATTATCGAGGATATCGAGATGCTCATGCGGGAGTTTATTGACTGGATGAACAGTGACGAACTCATCAACGAACATGTGTTTGTCCGGGCGGCGCTGGCTCACTATCACTTCTCGCTGATTCACCCCTTCTGGGACGGTAACGGACGCGTTGCCCGGCTTCTTGAGGCATTGCTCCTCCAGTCGGCGGGCATACGCTACGTCCCCAAAATGCTCTCGAATTACTATTACCGGCATGTAGACGACTATTACCGCGCCTTCTCCGAAACAATCAGAGCAAAAAAAGATGTCACTCCGTTCCTTGAGTTCAACCTGCGCGGCGTGATCGAATCGTTACAGCAGATGAAAAACCGCATCGCAGATTTCATCAGAGTGCTGGCCATGCGGGATTACCTCCATTTTCTTGTCAGCAACAAGGCGATATCGAAGCGGCAAAACGACTTGCTGACGCTTCTGCTCGATGATACATCAGGCAAACCATTCACGCTTCACGATCTTCAGAGTGCCTTGCCCTATTCGATGCTTTATCGGAAAGTCTCGGAGATGACCGCGCGGCGCGACCTGAAAAATCTGCTCGAACGGAAGCTGCTTACCGTCGATTCCGACAATCGTTACTCGCTGAACCTGCGCGGCTTCGACTCGTGACGGCTCACGCCCCCGGCTGCATCAGCGCTTCGAGTTCCGCCGGAATCTGCGGACGGCCACGACCGTTGAGCGCCGTGCCGGTGATTTTGGCTTTCACGACGGGCTTCATGTCGGGCAAGCGCAGGATATCCTGATAAAACGCGAACTTGAGCGGCGACTCGCGCACCATGTTCATACCGACCGTGAAGTGGTCGCCGCTTTGCAGCGGGGATTTGTAGTCGAGTTCGGCGCGGACGACCACGAGGTTGATGCCCCGTTCAGTGAACTCCTTGAAATCGATGCCGACCGTTTTGAGATACACATGCCGCGCGTGTTCGAGGTAGTTCTGGTAGACGCTGTTGTTGACGATACCTTGCATGTCGCACTCGTAGTCGCGCACCTCCATCTCCATCGTGAAGGCATATGGTTGCTGATTCATCCGCAGTTTCGTTGTCGTTAAAAAAAATCCTACGCCACGATCACCTTCGCGTCCGGATCGCCGCCGTCAGCGCGGGCAGGAACTCCGCGAGATCGGCCACCGCAAGCACGTCGGCCACGCTCGTGATGGGGGCGTCGCGGTCGGTGTTGACGGCGAGCACGAAGCCGGAGCCTTTCATTCCGGCGAGGTGCTGGATCGCGCCTGAGATGCCGCACGCCACGTAAAGCGACGGCGAAACGCTCTGGCCGCTCGATCCTACCTGCCGCGCCCGTTCGAGCCATCCGGCATCGACTACCGGGCGGCTCGCCCCGACCTCGCCGCCAAGCGCGTCGGCCAGCGCCCGCACCAGCTCGACGCGGTCGGCGCTCCCAAGACCACGCCCGGCGCTCACGATCACCCCGGCGCGGGTGAGATCGATGCCTCGCTCCGGCTGGATGCATCCAAGAAACTCGATGGCGGAATCCGGTTC
This genomic window from Chlorobaculum limnaeum contains:
- a CDS encoding DUF3856 domain-containing protein; amino-acid sequence: MKPLKEVAGAYLALSDAQRQLLESNYDEAAASCRKAMEISRTMPPEEAFDHAGFDAFCHAGLAEALAGLGSFDEALRSADKALHHFNRRGELNQDEGKLWISAVYSRALALDGLGRGAEALPEFKKSVEMLDERKGEAPGKERMKEVAASRIAALGNSGKKDKKPEGYKAWWEFWS
- a CDS encoding Fic family protein, giving the protein MKEVMTFKAGKFIFCDQYDRPRIEKLLVEASTLNSAISDLPILPKWSSQIDPELLYSSIASTAAIEGNSLDANEVRELDEGKIPEAGHTAKDRLEITNLIGAYRAIETLRTKPVPLIFSETHIKELHKHITFDLTYNGNIPGIYRNGEVRVGDKAHGGEYRPPKIIEDIEMLMREFIDWMNSDELINEHVFVRAALAHYHFSLIHPFWDGNGRVARLLEALLLQSAGIRYVPKMLSNYYYRHVDDYYRAFSETIRAKKDVTPFLEFNLRGVIESLQQMKNRIADFIRVLAMRDYLHFLVSNKAISKRQNDLLTLLLDDTSGKPFTLHDLQSALPYSMLYRKVSEMTARRDLKNLLERKLLTVDSDNRYSLNLRGFDS
- a CDS encoding acyl-CoA thioesterase, with the translated sequence MNQQPYAFTMEMEVRDYECDMQGIVNNSVYQNYLEHARHVYLKTVGIDFKEFTERGINLVVVRAELDYKSPLQSGDHFTVGMNMVRESPLKFAFYQDILRLPDMKPVVKAKITGTALNGRGRPQIPAELEALMQPGA
- a CDS encoding exodeoxyribonuclease III, with the protein product MKIATWNINGIRARQESLRAWLESRQPDIVVLEEVKAREEEIPETITGIAGYRKFWNGSTFKKGYSGVGVLVREGSLGEFTCEPPPFDVENRTLVLHAPQFTLIGAYVPRGDGAEHYAVKLRYLADMKAFIAKLITEGREVAFAGDINVALRDIDVHRSQNKPGATGLRPEERAAIEAHLELGLHDIVRELNPDKKDLFTWWPNWKFARERNLGWRIDCIYLTSALAGIVSVVSVDLDEKSSDHAPVTVEFSF
- a CDS encoding glycosyltransferase family 9 protein, with protein sequence MTNPGAIRTILVVRLSAIGDIVLTTPVLTELHRALPQARIDFCTKAPFAPLVASNPAVASVVTPESITPGTAYDLVVDLQNNHRSRALVQKLDARMVRRYHKRNWKKVLLVHFKINVSESYQSVVERYGEALGGLAPKVTAPCSLYPSPEDHAFATEALCVDGPVLAVCFGATHFTKRYPFERFARIIELVTAATPARVLLLGGKEDEPEAAKLMEMLPGTARSRVQSLAGKASLMQSAALLSGVDAVLTNDTGLMHIASAFGRKLFVIFGSSVREFGFMPWGAEYELFETEGLRCRPCSHIGRGSCPKGHFRCMMEIAPERIASRIIETLKPSSK